The proteins below come from a single Kitasatospora sp. NBC_00315 genomic window:
- a CDS encoding serine protease produces the protein MKKPLIGVLTALLLAGASALAGAAPAAATVTATPAVTVNFAGTVALSNCSGSLVRLPASAAGDPALILTNGHCLESGMPAAGQVVVNQTSSRTFTLLSASAARLGTLRAVKVVYSTMTDTDVTLYQLDSTYASITSRYGISPLTLSASHPVQGTSIKVVSGYWKKTYSCSVDGFVYRLKEGGWTWKDSLRYTSSCDTIGGTSGSPVIDTATGEVVAVNNTGNEDGASCTVDNPCEVDQNGVVTVRKGINYAEETYGIPACFAAGNRLDLTRAGCALPRP, from the coding sequence ATGAAGAAGCCGCTCATAGGCGTGCTCACCGCACTCCTGCTGGCCGGGGCGAGCGCCCTCGCCGGCGCCGCCCCTGCCGCCGCCACCGTCACGGCCACCCCCGCCGTCACCGTCAACTTCGCCGGGACGGTGGCGCTCAGCAACTGCTCCGGCTCGCTCGTCCGCCTGCCGGCCTCGGCGGCGGGCGACCCGGCCCTGATCCTCACCAACGGCCACTGCCTGGAGAGCGGCATGCCCGCCGCCGGCCAGGTCGTCGTCAACCAGACCTCCAGCCGCACCTTCACCCTGCTCAGCGCCTCCGCCGCCCGGCTCGGCACGCTGCGCGCCGTCAAGGTCGTCTACAGCACCATGACCGACACCGACGTGACGCTCTACCAGCTCGACAGTACGTACGCCTCGATCACCTCGCGCTACGGGATCTCCCCGCTCACCCTCTCGGCGAGCCACCCGGTGCAGGGCACCTCGATCAAGGTCGTCTCCGGGTACTGGAAGAAGACCTACTCCTGCTCGGTCGACGGTTTCGTCTACCGCCTCAAGGAGGGCGGCTGGACCTGGAAGGACTCGCTGCGCTACACCTCCAGCTGCGACACCATCGGCGGGACCTCCGGTTCGCCCGTGATCGACACCGCCACGGGTGAGGTCGTCGCGGTGAACAACACCGGCAACGAGGACGGCGCCAGCTGCACCGTCGACAATCCCTGCGAGGTCGACCAGAACGGCGTGGTGACGGTCCGCAAGGGCATCAACTACGCCGAGGAGACGTACGGGATCCCGGCCTGCTTCGCGGCCGGAAACCGTCTCGACCTCACCCGCGCGGGCTGCGCGCTGCCGCGCCCGTAG
- a CDS encoding TetR/AcrR family transcriptional regulator: MPYRRTPAVQARLDAQREAVLQAAVGLLADRGYGGCSMAAVADRAGIATGSLYQHFANKAELSVELFRRVVTREIAAVNEAVARRDTPQARVAAVVETFAARALRAPRLAYALLVEPADAVVDTERLVFRRAFRDVIATQVAAAVATGHLPAQDPDLTAAALVGAVAEALAGPLAAGSTPAEVTPGLVSFTLRALGGRDVTDA; the protein is encoded by the coding sequence ATGCCCTATCGACGCACACCCGCCGTCCAGGCCCGGTTGGACGCCCAGCGCGAGGCGGTGCTCCAGGCCGCCGTCGGGCTGCTCGCCGACCGGGGCTACGGCGGGTGCTCGATGGCGGCGGTGGCCGACCGGGCCGGGATCGCCACCGGCAGCCTCTACCAGCACTTCGCCAACAAGGCGGAGCTGTCCGTGGAGCTGTTCCGCCGGGTGGTCACCCGGGAGATCGCCGCCGTCAACGAGGCCGTGGCCCGCCGGGACACCCCGCAGGCCAGGGTCGCGGCCGTGGTGGAGACCTTCGCCGCCCGCGCGCTCAGGGCGCCCAGGCTCGCGTACGCGCTGCTGGTCGAGCCCGCCGACGCCGTCGTGGACACCGAGCGGCTGGTCTTCCGCCGGGCCTTTCGCGACGTGATCGCCACCCAGGTCGCGGCGGCCGTCGCGACCGGCCACCTGCCCGCCCAGGATCCGGATCTCACCGCCGCCGCACTGGTCGGCGCCGTCGCGGAGGCCCTGGCCGGGCCGCTCGCCGCCGGCTCCACCCCGGCCGAGGTGACTCCCGGCCTGGTCTCCTTCACCCTTCGTGCCCTGGGAGGACGCGATGTCACCGACGCATGA
- a CDS encoding acyl-CoA dehydrogenase family protein produces MSPTHEVTNQAPLPYGHDTAADPGLIEALHRAGAGWAEPELHQLGVLAGSEQAAEWGRLANEHPPVLRTHDRFGNRIDEVEFHPHWHDLMRTAVSHGLHAAPWRDNRPGAHAARAAKFHVWSQVEAGHTCPISMTYAAVPALRATPALAEELEPLLAAPSYDFGLRDPLTKRGLIAGMSMTEKQGGSDVRANTTTATPHADGGYRLNGHKWFTSAPMSDLFLTLAQAPGGLSCFVLPRVLPDGSRNRILLQRLKDKLGNRSNASAEIEYDGALGHLVGEEGSGVRTIIEMVNMTRLDCTLGAAAGMRLGATRALHHAIHRRAFGAALVEQPLMRNVLADLVVESEAATAVAMRLAAATDAALAGNETEVLVRRLGLAVAKYWVCKRGPAHAAEALECLGGNGYVEESGMPRLYREAPLVSIWEGSGNVAALDALRAMAKRPESVQAFLGELDLAAGADRRLDAAVAALRKQLGDLTDLEYRTRRLVEAMALAFQGSLLVRYGSAAVADAFCASRLGGDHGGAFGTLPTGLDTAAILARATPVAA; encoded by the coding sequence ATGTCACCGACGCATGAGGTCACCAACCAGGCGCCACTGCCCTACGGGCACGACACCGCCGCCGACCCGGGCCTGATCGAGGCCCTGCACCGGGCCGGCGCGGGCTGGGCCGAGCCCGAGCTGCACCAGCTCGGCGTCCTGGCCGGCTCCGAACAGGCCGCCGAGTGGGGCAGGCTGGCCAACGAGCACCCGCCGGTGCTGCGCACCCACGACCGCTTCGGGAACCGGATCGACGAGGTCGAGTTCCACCCGCACTGGCACGACCTGATGCGCACCGCCGTGAGCCACGGCCTGCACGCCGCGCCCTGGCGCGACAACCGCCCCGGCGCGCACGCGGCCCGCGCCGCCAAGTTCCACGTCTGGAGCCAGGTCGAGGCCGGCCACACCTGCCCGATCTCCATGACGTACGCCGCCGTCCCGGCCCTGCGCGCCACCCCGGCGCTCGCCGAGGAGCTGGAGCCGCTGCTCGCCGCCCCCTCGTACGACTTCGGGTTGCGCGATCCGCTCACCAAGCGCGGCCTGATCGCCGGCATGTCGATGACCGAGAAGCAGGGCGGCTCCGACGTCCGCGCCAACACCACCACCGCCACCCCGCACGCCGACGGCGGCTACCGGCTGAACGGCCACAAGTGGTTCACCTCGGCGCCGATGTCCGACCTGTTCCTGACCCTCGCCCAGGCCCCGGGCGGCCTCAGCTGCTTCGTGCTGCCGCGGGTGCTGCCGGACGGCTCCCGCAACCGGATCCTGCTCCAGCGGCTCAAGGACAAGCTGGGCAACAGGTCCAACGCCTCCGCCGAGATCGAGTACGACGGTGCGCTGGGGCACCTCGTCGGCGAGGAGGGGAGCGGGGTGCGGACCATCATCGAGATGGTCAACATGACCCGGCTGGACTGCACCCTCGGGGCGGCCGCCGGCATGCGCCTGGGCGCCACCCGGGCGCTCCACCACGCCATCCACCGAAGGGCGTTCGGGGCCGCCCTGGTCGAGCAGCCGCTGATGCGCAACGTACTGGCCGACCTGGTGGTGGAGTCCGAGGCGGCCACCGCCGTCGCCATGCGGCTGGCCGCCGCCACCGACGCCGCACTCGCGGGCAACGAGACCGAGGTGCTGGTCCGCCGGCTCGGGTTGGCGGTCGCCAAGTACTGGGTCTGCAAGCGCGGTCCGGCGCACGCCGCCGAGGCCCTGGAATGCCTGGGGGGCAACGGCTACGTCGAGGAGTCCGGAATGCCCCGGCTCTACCGCGAGGCGCCGCTGGTGTCGATCTGGGAGGGCTCCGGCAACGTGGCGGCGCTGGACGCGCTGCGGGCGATGGCGAAGCGGCCGGAGAGCGTCCAGGCGTTCCTGGGGGAGCTCGACCTGGCCGCCGGGGCGGACCGCCGGCTGGACGCCGCCGTCGCGGCCCTGCGCAAGCAGCTCGGCGACCTCACCGACCTGGAGTACCGCACCCGGCGCCTGGTCGAGGCGATGGCACTGGCGTTCCAGGGCTCCCTGCTGGTGCGGTACGGCAGTGCGGCGGTGGCCGACGCGTTCTGCGCCTCCCGGCTGGGCGGCGACCACGGCGGTGCCTTCGGCACCCTGCCGACCGGCCTGGACACCGCCGCGATCCTCGCCCGGGCGACCCCGGTGGCGGCGTGA
- a CDS encoding amidohydrolase family protein, translating into MSAAEVRSFWQSLDLPGLVDVHTHFMPKSVLDKVWAYFDAAGPPTGRPWPIAYREEEGERVRRLREFGVRAFTAMLYPHKPAMAAWLNSWAAGFAARTPDCLHTATFFPEPGAADYVARALDEGARVFKAHLQVGGYDPADPLLDEVWGLLAESGTPVVTHCGSGPVPGKHTGPGPIGAVLGRHPELPLVVAHMGLPEYGEFLDLAERYPRVRLDTTMAFTAFTERDNPFPTAELPRLRALQDRILLGTDFPNIPYPYADALHALAGLGLGPEWLRAVCHDNAAGLFGLPDA; encoded by the coding sequence GTGAGCGCGGCCGAGGTCCGCTCGTTCTGGCAGAGCCTGGACCTGCCGGGCCTGGTCGACGTGCACACCCACTTCATGCCGAAGAGCGTCCTCGACAAGGTCTGGGCGTACTTCGACGCCGCCGGGCCGCCGACCGGCCGCCCCTGGCCGATCGCCTACCGCGAGGAGGAGGGCGAACGCGTCCGGCGGCTGCGGGAGTTCGGCGTCCGGGCGTTCACCGCGATGCTCTACCCGCACAAGCCCGCGATGGCCGCCTGGCTCAACTCCTGGGCCGCCGGCTTCGCCGCCCGCACCCCGGACTGCCTGCACACCGCGACGTTCTTCCCCGAGCCGGGGGCGGCCGACTACGTGGCGCGGGCACTCGACGAAGGAGCCCGGGTCTTCAAGGCCCATCTGCAGGTCGGTGGCTACGATCCCGCCGACCCGCTGCTGGACGAGGTCTGGGGCCTGCTCGCCGAGAGCGGCACCCCGGTGGTCACGCACTGCGGCTCCGGCCCCGTCCCCGGCAAGCACACCGGACCGGGGCCGATCGGGGCGGTCCTCGGCCGGCACCCGGAACTACCGCTGGTCGTCGCGCACATGGGCCTGCCCGAGTACGGGGAGTTCCTCGACCTGGCCGAGCGGTACCCGCGCGTCCGGCTGGACACCACCATGGCGTTCACCGCCTTCACCGAGCGGGACAACCCCTTCCCGACCGCCGAACTCCCGCGTCTGCGCGCCCTCCAGGACCGGATCCTGCTCGGCACGGACTTCCCCAACATCCCCTATCCGTACGCGGACGCGCTGCACGCCCTGGCCGGGCTGGGCCTGGGCCCCGAGTGGCTGCGGGCGGTCTGCCACGACAACGCGGCCGGACTCTTCGGCCTGCCCGACGCCTGA
- a CDS encoding BTAD domain-containing putative transcriptional regulator, producing MRFGLLGPLTVLDDAGEVRAVGALKSRVLLTALLLRPGRPVPLDALRQALWGDRPPATATASLHNHVARLRRALAEGGAARLLAVPQGFLLQVAEGELDTDLFAAGLTAARTAHQQRDWATVARETAAALQLWRGRPLADVPDFADHPIVERLVDQRLQLLEWRFDAELQLGRHQYLAAELGSLTREHPYREAFHRQLMLALHRTNRQAEALAVFHALRRALVDELGVEPGRAVQEAHREILRDPVPVGPEEEPPKPPAVAARPRPAQLPVPPAHFVGRAEQIGAVRAALTAAGGQPAVVVVSGMAGVGKTGLALHVSRSLREGFPDGQLFLNLHGATPGMAPLGPIQALGALLRGLGVEPRLIPADADGASALLRSTLDATRTLIVLDDAASAAQVRPLLPAEPGCAVLVTSRPPLAALDGAVSVPLAPLTADESTALIASASGRGPARGDEAAVRRLVELCGQLPLALRVVAARLAVRRALSAQSLVELLTDQERRLDQLEYDDLSVRRSLAVAHDALLTSERGDDRDAALALRRIGAVDLAEYGVPLLARLMDTGEARAAAALDRLVDVALLEETDFGHYAPHDLVRDFARELAVRLGDGDDLERSADRALRWYTATAGETVLAILGPWGERARRLPEPLGEAEPFADGPAAFAWCDRELGNIGALATTYGRQPAHHRTVAAMVQALFPYLQRRGRIEALRRLNEIALAAAHDFGDEPGRAQALSDLAAAHYMAGRFETALDLNERAIAIWRTLGDDDRVQPALGNRGLLLQDLGRIEEAIAVLDECLLIARSRGADREEAIALSTLGNLHEGADPRLAIRCHSLSLEIGERLGDRLVHQAARTNIGYAHLTLGEPAQALPHFETCVRLMSGMDDWHHEVQARLGLVRSLHGLHRDEEAERECRTVLAMADERSDTYAQGLAHHVHGLILRARGLGEEAAAHWREALRALVGTDSPLVGEIEELLAAPAAALRLPAVAGQPPTDGRPVDTVPAARSGSPGSPRMDRAGAEC from the coding sequence ATGCGATTCGGCCTGCTCGGCCCACTGACCGTGCTCGACGACGCGGGCGAGGTCCGCGCCGTCGGAGCGCTCAAGAGCAGGGTGCTGCTGACCGCACTGCTGCTCCGGCCCGGCCGCCCGGTGCCGCTCGACGCCCTCCGGCAGGCGCTGTGGGGCGACCGTCCACCCGCCACCGCCACCGCCTCGCTGCACAACCATGTCGCCAGGCTGCGCCGGGCCCTCGCCGAGGGCGGCGCGGCGCGGCTGCTCGCGGTGCCGCAGGGGTTCCTGTTGCAGGTAGCCGAGGGCGAACTGGACACCGACCTGTTCGCCGCCGGGCTCACGGCCGCCCGCACGGCGCACCAGCAGCGGGACTGGGCCACCGTCGCCCGGGAGACCGCCGCCGCCCTGCAGCTCTGGCGCGGGCGCCCGCTCGCCGACGTCCCGGACTTCGCCGACCACCCGATCGTGGAACGGCTGGTCGACCAGCGCCTGCAACTGCTGGAGTGGCGCTTCGACGCGGAGCTCCAGCTCGGCCGCCACCAGTACCTGGCGGCCGAGCTCGGCTCGCTGACCCGCGAGCACCCGTACCGGGAGGCCTTCCACCGGCAGCTGATGCTCGCCCTGCACCGGACCAACCGGCAGGCCGAGGCGCTCGCCGTGTTCCACGCGCTGCGCCGCGCCCTGGTCGACGAGCTCGGGGTCGAACCGGGCCGCGCCGTCCAGGAGGCCCACCGGGAGATCCTGCGCGATCCCGTTCCGGTCGGACCCGAGGAGGAGCCGCCAAAGCCCCCGGCCGTCGCGGCCCGGCCCAGACCGGCGCAGCTCCCCGTCCCACCCGCCCACTTCGTCGGACGGGCCGAGCAGATCGGTGCCGTCCGGGCGGCCCTGACGGCGGCGGGCGGCCAGCCGGCCGTCGTGGTGGTCAGCGGCATGGCCGGCGTCGGCAAGACCGGGCTCGCCCTGCACGTCTCCCGCTCGCTGCGCGAGGGGTTCCCCGACGGGCAGCTCTTCCTGAACCTGCACGGCGCGACCCCGGGCATGGCGCCGCTCGGCCCGATCCAGGCGCTCGGCGCGCTGCTGCGCGGTCTCGGGGTCGAGCCCCGGCTGATCCCGGCCGACGCCGACGGCGCCTCCGCCCTGCTGCGCTCCACCCTGGACGCCACCCGCACCCTGATCGTGCTCGACGACGCCGCCTCCGCCGCCCAGGTGCGGCCGCTGCTGCCGGCCGAGCCCGGGTGCGCGGTACTGGTGACCAGCAGGCCGCCGCTGGCCGCGCTGGACGGCGCGGTGTCCGTCCCGCTCGCGCCGCTCACCGCCGACGAGAGCACCGCCCTGATCGCCAGTGCGTCCGGCCGCGGCCCGGCCCGGGGCGACGAGGCGGCGGTGCGGCGCCTGGTCGAGCTCTGCGGCCAGCTGCCGCTCGCCCTGCGGGTGGTCGCCGCCCGGCTGGCCGTCCGCCGGGCGTTGAGCGCGCAGTCCCTGGTGGAACTGCTCACGGACCAGGAGCGCCGGCTCGACCAGCTGGAGTACGACGACCTGAGCGTGCGCCGCTCGCTGGCCGTCGCCCACGACGCGCTGCTCACCTCCGAGCGCGGCGACGACCGCGACGCCGCCCTCGCCCTGCGCCGGATCGGCGCCGTCGACCTCGCCGAGTACGGGGTGCCCCTGCTGGCCCGGCTGATGGACACCGGCGAGGCCAGGGCGGCGGCCGCGCTGGACCGGCTGGTGGACGTCGCGCTGCTGGAGGAGACCGACTTCGGCCACTACGCGCCGCACGACCTGGTCCGCGACTTCGCCCGCGAGCTGGCCGTCCGCCTCGGCGACGGCGACGATCTGGAGAGGTCCGCCGACCGGGCGCTGCGCTGGTACACGGCGACCGCCGGGGAGACCGTGCTGGCGATCCTCGGCCCGTGGGGGGAGCGCGCGCGCCGGCTGCCCGAGCCGCTCGGCGAGGCGGAGCCGTTCGCCGACGGGCCGGCGGCCTTCGCCTGGTGCGACCGGGAGCTCGGCAACATCGGCGCGCTCGCCACCACCTACGGCCGGCAGCCCGCCCATCACCGCACGGTGGCGGCGATGGTCCAGGCGCTCTTCCCCTACCTCCAGCGGCGGGGCCGGATCGAGGCGCTGCGCCGGCTCAACGAGATCGCGCTGGCGGCCGCCCACGACTTCGGCGACGAACCGGGCCGGGCGCAGGCGCTCAGCGACCTCGCGGCCGCGCACTACATGGCCGGCCGGTTCGAGACCGCACTGGACCTGAACGAGCGGGCGATCGCGATCTGGCGCACGCTCGGGGACGACGACCGGGTGCAGCCGGCCCTGGGCAACCGCGGGCTGCTGCTGCAGGATCTCGGGCGGATCGAGGAGGCCATCGCCGTGCTCGACGAGTGCCTGCTGATCGCCCGCAGCCGCGGGGCCGACCGCGAGGAGGCGATCGCCCTGAGCACCCTGGGCAACCTGCACGAGGGGGCCGACCCCCGGCTGGCGATCCGGTGCCACTCGCTGAGCCTGGAGATCGGCGAACGGCTCGGCGACCGCCTCGTGCACCAGGCGGCGCGCACCAACATCGGGTACGCCCACCTCACCCTGGGCGAACCCGCTCAGGCGCTCCCCCACTTCGAGACCTGCGTGCGCCTGATGTCGGGGATGGACGACTGGCACCACGAGGTGCAGGCCCGGCTCGGCCTGGTGCGCTCGCTGCACGGGTTGCACCGCGACGAGGAGGCCGAACGCGAGTGCCGGACCGTGCTCGCGATGGCCGACGAGCGCTCCGACACCTACGCGCAGGGCCTCGCCCACCACGTCCACGGGCTGATCCTGCGCGCCCGCGGGCTCGGCGAGGAGGCCGCGGCGCACTGGCGGGAGGCCCTGCGAGCGCTCGTCGGCACCGACTCGCCGCTGGTCGGCGAGATCGAGGAGCTGCTCGCGGCCCCGGCCGCCGCGCTCCGTCTGCCGGCCGTGGCCGGGCAGCCGCCCACCGACGGCCGGCCCGTGGACACGGTGCCCGCCGCGCGCTCAGGATCGCCGGGCTCGCCCCGCATGGACCGGGCCGGCGCCGAATGCTGA
- a CDS encoding 4'-phosphopantetheinyl transferase superfamily protein codes for MSRRDAYEGDGPLVVASASGEVLRHPEAGGHLLTALEQRRASRFHHESGRIDFTAAHILVRLCAARLLGIPAAGLTLAQHCPGCGTDEHGKPYLIGLPDVHVSLSHTRGVVAAAAGWQPVGIDVELPQRGGPAVGVAERVLTEGELHQVRAQADPSRAFLRQWVRKEAMIKIGRATLDTLDRLDLSALPPDVEGDAPLRSRHEDLHVLDWRDAPHLPDHRDGPGRSAPQDRAGRAVEAGASVCAVSTRPPVPAHAAVFAG; via the coding sequence GTGAGCCGGCGCGACGCGTACGAGGGGGACGGCCCACTGGTGGTGGCGTCGGCCAGTGGCGAGGTCCTGCGGCACCCGGAGGCGGGCGGGCACCTGCTCACCGCGCTGGAGCAACGCCGGGCCTCCCGATTCCACCATGAATCCGGACGGATCGACTTCACTGCCGCACACATCCTGGTGCGACTCTGCGCCGCCCGCCTGCTCGGCATCCCCGCGGCCGGACTGACGCTGGCCCAGCACTGCCCCGGCTGCGGCACCGACGAACACGGCAAGCCGTACCTGATCGGCCTGCCGGACGTGCACGTCAGCCTCTCCCACACCCGGGGTGTGGTCGCCGCGGCCGCCGGGTGGCAGCCGGTGGGCATCGACGTGGAACTGCCCCAGCGGGGCGGCCCGGCCGTCGGGGTCGCCGAGCGGGTCCTCACCGAGGGCGAACTGCACCAGGTACGGGCTCAGGCCGACCCGTCCCGGGCGTTCCTCCGGCAGTGGGTCCGCAAGGAGGCGATGATCAAGATCGGTCGGGCCACCCTGGACACCCTCGACCGGCTCGACCTCTCCGCCCTGCCGCCGGACGTCGAGGGGGACGCCCCCCTGCGCAGCCGGCACGAGGACCTGCACGTTCTCGACTGGCGGGACGCGCCCCACCTGCCGGACCACCGGGACGGGCCCGGGCGGAGCGCGCCGCAGGACCGGGCCGGGCGGGCGGTCGAGGCCGGGGCGTCGGTCTGCGCCGTGAGCACCCGGCCGCCCGTCCCGGCCCACGCGGCGGTGTTCGCCGGGTAG